One window of Amaranthus tricolor cultivar Red isolate AtriRed21 chromosome 13, ASM2621246v1, whole genome shotgun sequence genomic DNA carries:
- the LOC130798965 gene encoding uncharacterized protein LOC130798965 isoform X2, which yields MISVGFGADVEKDNLLDQSLDALYEKRGSTREKALESIIEAFSQELQHEFVEKKCATLLHQCLNSIKKGSVKEISLASHAIGLLALTTGSGNNAREILEDSVIPISQALRSRSESSKVASLLDCLAVITFIGGEEPEETERSMQIMWDVVHPKSSTNVVATKTSPAVTAATVSAWSFLLTTINAGSLGLKDWQESIAYLSTLLDKDDRSVRIAAGEALAVIFEVGDFERFSGEKVGSGNNTDNDIPEGYIHLKGLKGKVLNQVRELASEAGGKGAIKKDLNNQRNMFRDLLDFLEDGYSPETSIKIGGETLTTSSWSELIRLNFLKHFLRGAFVKHMLENVFLHEVFRFTPKKKTAWGNEDYSLDKLNEKRLYKSPNSALAKARTQYMNKQRMMLKDRKTGHFAAAYSEE from the exons ATGATTTCAGTTGGGTTTGGTGCGGATGTTGAGAAGGATAACTTATTGGATCAATCTCTTGATGCTTTGTATGAGAAAAG GGGCTCTACTAGAGAGAAGGCTTTGGAATCTATTATTGAAGCATTTAGTCAGGAGTTACAACATGAATTTGTTGAGAAGAA ATGTGCAACTCTGCTTCATCAGTGTTTGAATTCTATCAAGAAAGGCTCTGTGAAGGAGATAAGTTTGGCTTCTCATGCAATTG GGTTATTGGCATTGACAACTGGTTCCGGCAATAATGCACGTGAGATACTGGAGGATTCAGTAATTCCAATATCACAAGCTCTTAGGTCAAGATCTGAATCATCAAAAGTTGCATCA TTGTTGGATTGTTTGGCGGTCATCACCTTTATTGGTGGGGAAGAGCCAGAAGAAACTGAGCGGTCAATGCAGATAATGTGGGACGTTGTGCATCCTAAATCTAGCACCAAT GTAGTGGCAACTAAAACTTCACCAGCTGTCACAGCTGCAACGGTATCAGCATGGTCATTCCTTCTCACAACAATTAATGCAGGGAGTCTAGGTTTGAAAGATTGGCAAGA GTCCATTGCTTATTTGTCTACACTGTTGGATAAGGATGATCGCTCTGTGCGTATTGCAGCTGGTGAAGCACTGGCTGTGATATTTGAAGTTGGAGATTTTGAAAGGTTTTCTGGTGAAAAAGTTGGTTCCGGCAATAATACTGACAATGATATACCCGAAGGGTATATACACTTGAAAGGATTGAAAGGCAAAGTCCTGAATCAAGTGAGAGAGCTTGCTTCGGAGGCTGGTGGCAAAGGAGCAATCAAGAAGGACCTTAATAACCAAAGGAACATGTTTCGGGATCTTTTAGATTTTCTGGAG GATGGTTATTCCCCGGAAACCTCAATAAAAATTGGTGGTGAGACTTTAACCACATCTTCATGGTCAGAGCTTATACGG CTGAACTTTCTGAAGCATTTCCTTCGGGGAGCATTTGTGAAGCATATGTTG GAAAATGTATTCCTCCATGAGGTTTTTAGATTTACTCCCAAGAAAAAGACCGCTTGGGGCAATGAGGATTATTCATTGGATAAACTGAATGAAAAG AGATTGTACAAGTCACCAAATTCTGCATTGGCTAAAGCACGAACGCAATACATGAATAAACAGCGAATGATGCTAAAG GATCGAAAGACTGGTCATTTTGCTGCTGCATACAGTGAAGAATAG
- the LOC130798965 gene encoding uncharacterized protein LOC130798965 isoform X1, which yields MGKRNSNRKNTAALLDSDDTDSLSSASSSVRSDMISVGFGADVEKDNLLDQSLDALYEKRGSTREKALESIIEAFSQELQHEFVEKKCATLLHQCLNSIKKGSVKEISLASHAIGLLALTTGSGNNAREILEDSVIPISQALRSRSESSKVASLLDCLAVITFIGGEEPEETERSMQIMWDVVHPKSSTNVVATKTSPAVTAATVSAWSFLLTTINAGSLGLKDWQESIAYLSTLLDKDDRSVRIAAGEALAVIFEVGDFERFSGEKVGSGNNTDNDIPEGYIHLKGLKGKVLNQVRELASEAGGKGAIKKDLNNQRNMFRDLLDFLEDGYSPETSIKIGGETLTTSSWSELIRLNFLKHFLRGAFVKHMLENVFLHEVFRFTPKKKTAWGNEDYSLDKLNEKRLYKSPNSALAKARTQYMNKQRMMLKDRKTGHFAAAYSEE from the exons ATGGGAAAGC GCAATTCAAATCGTAAGAACACTGCAGCATTGCTGGATAGTGATGATACAGATAGTCTAAGCTCAGCATCATCTTCGGTCCGTTCCGATATGATTTCAGTTGGGTTTGGTGCGGATGTTGAGAAGGATAACTTATTGGATCAATCTCTTGATGCTTTGTATGAGAAAAG GGGCTCTACTAGAGAGAAGGCTTTGGAATCTATTATTGAAGCATTTAGTCAGGAGTTACAACATGAATTTGTTGAGAAGAA ATGTGCAACTCTGCTTCATCAGTGTTTGAATTCTATCAAGAAAGGCTCTGTGAAGGAGATAAGTTTGGCTTCTCATGCAATTG GGTTATTGGCATTGACAACTGGTTCCGGCAATAATGCACGTGAGATACTGGAGGATTCAGTAATTCCAATATCACAAGCTCTTAGGTCAAGATCTGAATCATCAAAAGTTGCATCA TTGTTGGATTGTTTGGCGGTCATCACCTTTATTGGTGGGGAAGAGCCAGAAGAAACTGAGCGGTCAATGCAGATAATGTGGGACGTTGTGCATCCTAAATCTAGCACCAAT GTAGTGGCAACTAAAACTTCACCAGCTGTCACAGCTGCAACGGTATCAGCATGGTCATTCCTTCTCACAACAATTAATGCAGGGAGTCTAGGTTTGAAAGATTGGCAAGA GTCCATTGCTTATTTGTCTACACTGTTGGATAAGGATGATCGCTCTGTGCGTATTGCAGCTGGTGAAGCACTGGCTGTGATATTTGAAGTTGGAGATTTTGAAAGGTTTTCTGGTGAAAAAGTTGGTTCCGGCAATAATACTGACAATGATATACCCGAAGGGTATATACACTTGAAAGGATTGAAAGGCAAAGTCCTGAATCAAGTGAGAGAGCTTGCTTCGGAGGCTGGTGGCAAAGGAGCAATCAAGAAGGACCTTAATAACCAAAGGAACATGTTTCGGGATCTTTTAGATTTTCTGGAG GATGGTTATTCCCCGGAAACCTCAATAAAAATTGGTGGTGAGACTTTAACCACATCTTCATGGTCAGAGCTTATACGG CTGAACTTTCTGAAGCATTTCCTTCGGGGAGCATTTGTGAAGCATATGTTG GAAAATGTATTCCTCCATGAGGTTTTTAGATTTACTCCCAAGAAAAAGACCGCTTGGGGCAATGAGGATTATTCATTGGATAAACTGAATGAAAAG AGATTGTACAAGTCACCAAATTCTGCATTGGCTAAAGCACGAACGCAATACATGAATAAACAGCGAATGATGCTAAAG GATCGAAAGACTGGTCATTTTGCTGCTGCATACAGTGAAGAATAG